Proteins encoded together in one Miscanthus floridulus cultivar M001 chromosome 16, ASM1932011v1, whole genome shotgun sequence window:
- the LOC136512919 gene encoding probable membrane-associated kinase regulator 1, giving the protein MGRTRGNKSAAGGVGGVKSFPSPASSSSASSSEFEFTVTLSPASKQRSAEQLCPADELFYKGQLLPLQLSPRISMVRTLLLSSASTSSASASDSTSTSNSSRDSNGSTSSSFSADCAALLLPDSAASSSRPSSATEDDRHLHHPLSAAASFAGLPPANKRTGKQYLSSFATRFSSVFHRGGAPTAKKQPSKSLAKEVIKKYAKKVKPLYEKLSQIPKNQNNNVSGSGGVVGGANNQPQQGFKKPFTFSIRKKRGDDDHAVAAAAAVEAEVVGGGKYAHSNSFSGNLRFPRQKRAAASCPSSMRSSPSHSGLLTFGGAGGVGFPDVPAAAAAAVASGIGVGPPVSLSTASSMEELQSAIEGAIAHCKNTMGGAVPRKAAAAVAYEICAF; this is encoded by the coding sequence ATGGGCAGGACGAGAGGCAACAAGAGCGCAGCCGGCGGCGTGGGCGGCGTGAAGTCGTTCCCGTCGCCGGCGTCGTCGTCCTCGGCGTCGTCGTCGGAGTTCGAGTTCACGGTCACGCTGTCGCCGGCGTCCAAGCAGCGGTCGGCGGAGCAGCTATGCCCGGCCGACGAGCTCTTCTACAAGGGCCAGCTCCTGCCGCTGCAGCTGTCGCCGCGCATCTCCATGGTGCGCACGTTGCTGTTGTCCTCGGCGTCCACGTCCTCTGCCTCCGCGTCCGACTCCACCTCCACGTCCAACTCCTCCCGCGACTCCAACGGCAGCACGTCGTCGTCCTTCTCCGCTGACTGCGCCGCGCTGCTGCTCCCGGACTCCGCGGCCTCGTCGTCTCGCCCCAGCTCCGCCACCGAGGATGACCGCCACCTGCATCACCCGCTGTCGGCCGCCGCCTCCTTCGCCGGGCTGCCACCCGCCAACAAGCGCACCGGGAAGCAGTACCTCTCGTCCTTCGCCACCCGCTTCTCCTCCGTCTTCCACCGTGGCGGCGCTCCGACCGCGAAGAAGCAGCCGTCCAAGTCGCTCGCCAAGGAGGTGATCAAGAAGTACGCCAAGAAGGTGAAACCGCTCTACGAAAAGCTCTCCCAGATCCCCAAGAACCAGAACAACAACGTCAGTGGCAGTGGCGGCGTCGTCGGTGGAGCCAACAACCAGCCGCAGCAAGGGTTCAAGAAGCCGTTCACCTTCTCCATCCGCAAGAAGAGAGGCGACGACGACCACGCCGTCGCGGCTGCGGCAGCGGTGGAGGCAGAGGTTGTTGGCGGCGGCAAGTACGCGCACTCCAACTCCTTCTCCGGGAACCTCCGGTTCCCGCGCCAGAAGCGGGCCGCGGCGAGCTGCCCGTCATCGATGCGGTCGTCGCCGAGCCACTCGGGTCTGCTCACCTTCGGCGGGGCCGGCGGCGTCGGCTTCCCCGACGTGCCGGCTGCAGCGGCTGCGGCCGTTGCGAGCGGCATTGGCGTCGGTCCGCCGGTGTCGCTGTCCACGGCATCGTCCATGGAGGAGCTCCAGAGCGCTATCGAGGGCGCCATCGCGCACTGCAAGAACACGATGGGCGGCGCCGTGCCGcgcaaggcggcggcggcggtcgcctATGAGATCTGCGCGTTCTGA